The genomic window TTTCTCGTCCACGAGCGCGCCCATTTCGTCGAGCACGCGATGGAGCGGATTGTTGCGAACGGAGGCGCTGAGGCCGTCCGGCGAGTGGTGCCACCGGATGCTCCGGTTGGTGCTGAGGCCGACGCAGACCGATTTCCATCCTCCCGTGAGGCCGCGGAGGGCGCTCGCGTTGATGTAAACGGTGAGATCGCAATCGACCACGAGTTTGTTGACTTCCACGTCGTATCCGTTCGGCGTGGCGCCGAGGTAGGCGAGGTTTTCCTTGTCTTCCGCATCGTGGGAAAAGACACGGTAGCCGAACTCCTGCACGAGGTCGTCGCCGATGATCCGTCCGATCTCGTTGCGCGTCCACCGCCGGTGCAGCGCCGAGGCGCAGACGAGCCAGATGTCGTTTCTCTGCACGCCGGCCTTGCGGAGGTCGTCCAGTACGGCCCGAATGGCCAGATTTCGCAGCGGGGCGAGACAGATCACGGTGGGATCGTCGAACGCGATAAGGACCTTGCTTCCATTCCGGACCAATTCCGGTATTCGCGGCATGTCCATCGGGCGATCGAGGGCGTCGCGAACCGCTTTGCCAATGTCCGTGATCGGCGGCAGTTTGCCCGGCATCCAGGAGCTGGGCCGCTTCCGGGTACGGTCCGGGAGTGTCGCGTCGATCATCCCGTCACCGAAGGCCATCGAGACGCTGATCGCCATTCCGCCTTCTTACCAACCCCGGCGAAAGAAGTCGAGCGGGAGCCGCACCCCGCCTGCCATCGCTTCCCATCGCCCCTTGCGCTTCGCTCCAGGGACGATGAGCGGTAGGGCCATGCGAGCTCTGCATCGTGTTCGGCCTGACGGGCGGGGTACCGCACCATCCATGGCTGGCACTTGCCGTTCAAGCGCCGCCCGTCCCTGGGACGGCTATGCTGGCGGCAAGTACCGCACCATCCATGGCTGGTTGCCGGAGGGTGCCATTTGCCTTATTGTGTAGTCATAGTGACCCGGATGGTCCTCTTATGGGCGGTTCTTGCGATGGCCTGTTCGTCTGAGAACACGGGCGAGAAACCGCCGACACTCGCTCCGCCCACGCGCGGATATCAGATCAGAGCAGATCCGATCCGCGTGGACGCCGGCGAGGAGTCGGAGGTCTGTCAACATGCGGCCACCGTCGCGGGACCGGGTGAGGCGGTGCGTCGGATTGAGGTGGCCGCGGGACCGGGCTTGCATCACTTCATACTTTTTACGTGGGAAAGCGAGAGCGCGCCGACGCCGTCCCGATGGCCGTGTGTGGCGGCGGGGATCGGGGGGGATCTGTCGCACATCCTCGACTTTCGGCCACTCAGCGGGTTTCCGCCGCAGCCCTATTCCGAAATCCTATTTCCTGAAGACGTTGGATTTCCCCTTCGCCCGAACCAAGCGTTCGTGCTGGACGGCCATTTCCTCAACCTCGGGGCGACGCAGCAGAGGGAATCCAGTCTCACCGTCAACCTGCACACCGTGTCGCAGTCGGAGGTGTCGCACCTCGCGCGAATTCTGTACGATATCAATCTGTCGTTCCGCGTCCCCGCCTCGTCCAGGGGCTACGCGGAAGGGACCTGGGAGGCGAAAGAGGACATCCATCTTTTCGCCCTCACCTCTCACACCCACCGCAGAGGGATCGAGGTAACCATCCACCACGCCGAGCGACTTCCGGGCGATCCGGCCTCTTTCGAGGAGAAGGAGCCGCTCTACCGGAGCCGCGACTGGTCGTCTCCGGCGTTTGCCGTCTTCACGGAGCCGATCCTGATCCGAGCGGGAGACGGTCTTCGCTACCGCTGTCTCTTCGATAATGACAAAATGATCCCATTGATATTCGGAGTGACCTCGGAAGACGAGATGTGCATCCTCTACGGTTTCTACTACTGAGACCGTCGGGAAGCTTCCTTCCGCGCATGGTTCGACAAGCCGTTCGACGGGCTCAGGACCCCATAAGGTCCCGAGTCTATCGAGGGGCACACCATGAGCGGATGTATTCCGCCCACCCTGAGCTCCGTCGAAGGGTCGTCCTGGGCATGTCGAAGGACGAGGCCGCATGGGCGAGGCGGAGAGCAATCTTGGGGCTGTGCGTCAGCAGCTTGCTCATGGGCTGCTCCGACTCCGATGATCTGCCCTGCTCCCCCGCTCGGGTCCGCCCCGCGTATTCCGACGCCCTCTGCCTGGCGGGGGCGCTGCCGGCGGGAGACGATGACTGGGCCCGCAGCTACCGGCGGTTCGTGCTGGAGAAGGCAACAGCCGCTGGGGTCAGGACATTCCGGGACGATTTCACCTGGTCGGAGGCCGAACCGGAACGCGGTCGGTTCAACTTCGCCGCCCAGGACGCCAGAATGGACGATCTGACCGCCGCCGGCGCTCGGGAGATAGGCCTGATCACCTATGGGAACCCGTGGGCCTCGGCGAAAGGAAGCGATTGTGCGAGGCAGGACCGTGGGAATTGCGCGGTCTATCCGGCGGACGATCCGGACGACTACGCCCGTTTTGCCGCCGCTCTCGCCGAACGATATCGGGCAACGGTCTCGGACTGGGAAATCTGGAATGAGCAGAACTCGGGCTTCCGGTTTTGGGTGGGCTCCGACTATCCGTGGAAGTATGGGGCGGGCACGGGGGGCGATCCCGATCGTTACGGCGAACTGCTCGGGCGAACCTACAAGGCGATTAAGGCCGTCCACCCGAAATCCGCCGTTGCCTACGGGGGGCTTTTTTATCACGAGCAGTTCATCATGGGCGCGGAACGATTCCTTGACCTGAGCCTGATGCATCGCCCCGACTTGGGCAGGTTTTTCGACGTCCTCGCGTATCATCCCTACACCACCTATCCTCCCCAGGTTCCACCGGAGGCAGGCGACTCAACCGAAATTCCTCTCGTAACGATGCAGAAGAATCTTGAGAACGTGATGGCTATCCGGGGCACTGGAACCAAAGAGGTCTGGGTGACGGAGGTCGGCTGGCCCGTATATGGGCAAGTGGATGAGGAGAGGCAGGCGCAGTATCTCGTTCGCAGCGCCATTCTGGCGATGAGCGCGGGTGCAACGCGCGTTTGCTGGTTCACCTTTCAAGACGGACCGGAATTCAGGAGTTTCCCGCCTGAGCAGGCGTTCGGGGTCTTCCGTTACGCCAACGATCGAACAAGCGCCGGTCCGAAGCCCGCGTACGACGCCCTGACTACCATGTCCGCTCGGCTGGAGGGAACCCGATACACGTGCGATCTGAATGAGGAACTGGGGTTGGGCGCGGATGGATACGCCTTTTTGTTCGAGGGCCGCGGCAAGCGCGTCCTGGTCGCATGGGCGTCCTCCGCCGATTCACAGGTTCTTTCGATGGATCTTCTTCAAGAGCTTTTCAGGGGAACCATCCTTGGCGTGAGAGCTTGGGATCGTGAAGACGATGCGCGGAATTTTCCACCGGGGGTTTCCATCCCCTTGAGCGGCTCCCCGGTCTTCGTGAGTCTGCCGTAGACGCATCGTATGCGTTCGGCACCCCCCATCCTCACCTTCCCCCTCAAGGGGGGAAGGGACAAGAACGGAAACGTCTCCCGACTCTTCCCCCTCCCCCTTGAGGGGGGAGGGACAGGGTGGGGGTGAACGCATACAACGCATCATGTCGATCGACTACGTGCCCTTCCTCTTGCGGGTTCCGTTTTTCGCCGCGATGGATTCGGAGGAAGAGCTTCTCCGGATCGCCTCGCGGGTCACGCTTCGGCGTTACGCCAAGGGGGACGTGGTTTACCGTGAGGGCGACGTGGGGGACGCCCTGTACATCATCCGGACCGGTCGCGTTCGGATCTCGGTGCGATCGGAGGCTGGGGTGGACCGGCCGGTGGCGTACCTTGGCGCAGGAGAGATTTTCGGTGAAATGGCTCTCCTTATTGAAGAGCCACGCTCGGCAACGGTTCGAGCCGACACGGCGGCGGAGATCATCGTCCTCCTGAAGGAGGACTTCCATGCGCTGCTCCGAGAGGACCCCGCGATCGCCCTGGAACTTTCCCGCACGCTCTCGCGCCGCCTGGCGCGGACCACGCGGGGTTCCGAGCGTCGTGTCGAGCCGGTTTGCATCCTGTGTGCGTCATTCGGCGCCGCGGTTTCCGGGGCTTTCGACGGGAGCGCTCTCCTGGCCGCCCGTCTCGCGCCAGCCCTCGCGGAGCAGAACACGCATCGCGTCGTTCTGGTGGATCTCCATGCGGATGGCGAAGCCTCCGCGGCGCGGCTCCTCGCCCCGGATTCCCGAAGAGTGAAAATCTCCGAACTGGCATCCTGCCTTGCCGGTCTTCACAAACTGGAGCCGCTCATGAGATCGGGTCCAAGGGGCGAGCACGTGATCACCGTGGAGCGAGACGGCGCCGAGGGTGCCTTCGAGGAAGCGTTCTCAGGATTGGTGGCGGCGCTCAAGTCGTCTTACCTGTTCATCGTCATCGCCCTGCCGGGGAGTGCGGAAGCCGTGCCTCGATCCATCCTATTGGAGCCGGACCAAATCTGGGTGCCTTTTCTGGAAGAGTCTCGATCCGCGGCGGTGGATCGAATCGAAGCGCTCACGCGCAGCATGTCGGGCCTGCCGTACAAAACTCACTGGCTATGGTTGAGGCGTGAGGAGGATCGGGATCGGAAGCGGTCGACCATCGAGGTCGATTTAGGCCGTCCTTTGAGGGGAACAGTGGACTTGCCGTCCACCTTGGTCAAGCCTCCCGAAGAAAGCGAAGAGGACTCTGCGGGGGCCGACACCGCGTTCAGAAAATCCGTTTCGCGCCTCGCCCGTCAGGTGGCACACCGATCGACGGGCGTGGCCCTGGGAAGCGGGGCGGCCTTCGGGTTCGCCCACGTGGGCGTTCTCCAAGCCCTTGATCAGGCCGGAATCGACGTTGACTACATCGCGGGGACCAGCATGGGCGCGCTCGTCGGGAGCTTTTATGCGTCCGGGCTCAACGCGGATGCCCTTGCCGAGCGGGCGATCGAAATGCAGGGCCGCGGCCGATTCCTCGGTCTGGCCGATTTCTCATTCCCGCCGCGAACGGGATTTCTGCGAGGGGAAAAGGTGGACGCCTACCTTCGGGAAATACTGGAGGAAAGGACCTTCGCCGACCTGGAGATCCCCTTCGCCTGTGTGGCCACGGACATCCTCACGGGCGAGCGGGTGGTGCTTGATCGGGGGCCGGTGCATTCGGCCGTGCGCGCCAGCCTTTCCCTTCCCTTTGTGTTCGCCCCCGTGAGGATCGAGGGCCGGCTCCTTGTGGACGGCGGCCTCGTGGAGCCGGTACCGGCGGCGACGGTGAAGAACCTCGGCGCAGACCTGATCCTCTCCGTCAACGTGGCGGCGAAACCCAAGACGGCGTCGAGTGAAAATGATCCAGATTCGGCCTGGCGAGCCAAATCGGAGTCCGTGCGCACGCCGAACATGCTCAAGATCGGACTCAACGCCTTGTACACCATGCAGCACGAAATCGCCCTCGCTGCCGATCCGATTTCGCACCTCACCTTGGCGCCGGAATTCACGGGCATCGTGCATTCGGAGTTCCACCGGGCCGGCGAACTGATCGAAGCCGGCCGCCGCGCGGCGGAGGCCCGGATTGACGAAATCAGGTCTCTCTTCCAAACGCAACCGGTCTCCCAGCCATGAAGGACATTCGAATCGACCCTCACACTCTGGAGCGCGCGGAGCAGCGGGGTACAAACCCGGAGGAGATTGCGGAAGTGATCGAGACGGGGCTGCCCATTCCGGCGAAACACGGCCGATTCGGGAAAACCAAAGTCTTCAAGTTCGGACGGCATCGCCTGGGCAAATTTTACGAGGAAAAGAAGGTCGAAGTGTATTATACTGTCCATGGAGATTTGGTGGTGACCATCACGGTGTATGTCTTCTACGGGTCTTGGAGGTAGGAAATGCAGGTCCTCTATGATGCGGCCAAGGATCTTCTCTACATCCGTCTGGATTCACGAAGCCGGGAGGTGGTCAATCGGCGCGTATCGGAGGATGTCGTGCTGGATGTGACTTCCGACGATCGAATCGTCGGGATCGAGATCATGGATGCCTCGAAGCGCGTGGATCTTGGCGAGGTTCTGCCGATCGTGTCTCAAACCGCGGCGTAGGCGGCCGTACAACAAAGGTTTAGCGCCGCCTGAAGAAAAACGGCGGCGTCAGGGGCCTTGCAGCCGCTTGGCTTCCGGGGTTCCAAGGTTTGCAATCGCGGGGCTTTTCTAATACAACGAGCGAATGAAACACATACACCTTGTCCTTGCTCTGCTCTTGCTCGCGCCCTCCGTGGCGCACGCCAGGAATATCTATGGAACGCACAACCACGGCGATCTCCAATGGTACACCCACGAAACGCAACACTTCGTCATCTACTACCACAAGGGGAAATCCAGCTCCGAGTGGACCGCGCGCAAGCTCGCCTCGATGGCGGACCAGGTGTATGACACCGTCACCGACCACTACGCTTACAAGTTCAAGGAAAAGATCCATCTCGTTGTGCGCGACACCGAGGAGATCGCCAACGGGTGGGCCATCGCTTCACAAGACTGGATGACCATCTGGGGAACGAACCTCTACACCGTCACGCGCGGCCGGAGCGACTGGATCAAGAACGTCTTTCACCATGAGTTCGCCCATATCGTTTCCATCAAGGCGGCCAACCCCTTCAACAAGCATTTCCCGGGGCTCGCGGTCATCGGATCGCTCGCCGTTCAACAGAAGCTCGGAAAAGACAAGTTCGGCTCTCCCTTGGATTCGCCCGATGAGCTGACCTCCCCCGTTCCCTCGGACGCCGGATTCGTTTTTCTTTTCCCCGGCGAAATCGTTCCCCCCTGGTATGCGGAAGGCGTCGCCCAATATGCAGCCACCGCCGCGGGCTTCGAATCGTACGACACCCATCGCGAGATGCTCCTCCGTTCCGCCACACTGGAAAACAACCTCCTCACGCTGGACGAGATGAACACGTTCGACGGCAAGGGATCTCTCCAAATGGAAATGATCTACAATCAGGGGTTCAACTTCATCGGTTTTGTCTCGGACAAATACCGGAATGACGCCGCCGGCGCCCTGGCGAAGGCGCAGGGAAAGGGGTGGCACCTCGTGTTCGATTCGCGCTTCCCGAAAATATTCAACAAATCGCGCGCGGTCCTGTACGGCGAGTGGAAGCAGAACCTCCAGGAGAAATACGGCAAGCTTCAGGCGGAAGTGCAAGCCAACCCCTACGCCGGGGAGGAAGTGGATTTCTTTAAGACCAAGGACGAGAAGGAGCCGGAAAGGCCGTCGGACTTGCGGCGATTCCGATTCCGCAAGAAGGGGCTCTTGAACCGGTTCGTGCGGTTCTCACCGGACGGAAAATACTTCGGTCTGCTCTCCACGAGAGGAGCGGATCGATGGGGCACGTCGCTCTACCTCTGCAAGACCAGTCCGGGCCCCGACGAAGAGGCCTGCAGTGAAGTCGAGGACGCGAGCGCGAATTCGCAGTATGCGTTCTCCCCGGACTCGAAGAAATTGGCCTTCACGACAGAAATTGAAGGCGAACACGGCGAAACGAACGAAATCTTTGTCTACGACATCGAAAAAGAACGACTGACCATGATGGATGGGAAACGCACCCATGCCCTGACCGCCGAATGGCAGTTCAACAAGAACCGTCCACCCTACCGAGCGGTCGATCTCGACTGGTCTCCCGATGGCCAGTGGATCGTCTACACGGAAAACCTCGACGGTCAGAAGAATCTTCGGCTGATCCGGCCGGACGGAACAGCCAAGACGAAACTCAGCAGTTTCGAGGACGGCACCCAGATCGGCGGCCCCATGTGGGCGGCGGACGGGAAGAGCCTCCTTTTCTATATGTACCACCATGACCAGCAGGACCTGTGGCTGATGGAAATGAAGACGCTGAAAATGCGCCCGCTGACCTACGATAAGACGGACGACCGCGATCCGATCTTCACCCCCGAGGGAACGGTCATTTTTGCGTCGGACAGGACCGGCATTTTCAATCTTTATGAGCTCGATCCGAAGACGAACCAGCTCAAGCA from Nitrospirota bacterium includes these protein-coding regions:
- a CDS encoding DUF2088 domain-containing protein, which produces MAISVSMAFGDGMIDATLPDRTRKRPSSWMPGKLPPITDIGKAVRDALDRPMDMPRIPELVRNGSKVLIAFDDPTVICLAPLRNLAIRAVLDDLRKAGVQRNDIWLVCASALHRRWTRNEIGRIIGDDLVQEFGYRVFSHDAEDKENLAYLGATPNGYDVEVNKLVVDCDLTVYINASALRGLTGGWKSVCVGLSTNRSIRWHHSPDGLSASVRNNPLHRVLDEMGALVDEKLGKNRVFKIETVLRSPFEVAHVFAGGVSATRKKVLSLLQDSVPAAVPEGEKADVLVYGLASYSPYATFAKMNPILTLFSSGLGYFGGTTESVGKKGCTVIMATPCPNEWDDVHHAAYREVWDRVLPVTKDPWAMRDQFEEDFANRPDYLFKYRYCYSFHPVHGLMASYPLRRMKHIGQVIVAGAKDPFVPAPSVEAAVDMAESTHGRSCNLTFIDHLPT
- a CDS encoding cyclic nucleotide-binding domain-containing protein, translated to MSIDYVPFLLRVPFFAAMDSEEELLRIASRVTLRRYAKGDVVYREGDVGDALYIIRTGRVRISVRSEAGVDRPVAYLGAGEIFGEMALLIEEPRSATVRADTAAEIIVLLKEDFHALLREDPAIALELSRTLSRRLARTTRGSERRVEPVCILCASFGAAVSGAFDGSALLAARLAPALAEQNTHRVVLVDLHADGEASAARLLAPDSRRVKISELASCLAGLHKLEPLMRSGPRGEHVITVERDGAEGAFEEAFSGLVAALKSSYLFIVIALPGSAEAVPRSILLEPDQIWVPFLEESRSAAVDRIEALTRSMSGLPYKTHWLWLRREEDRDRKRSTIEVDLGRPLRGTVDLPSTLVKPPEESEEDSAGADTAFRKSVSRLARQVAHRSTGVALGSGAAFGFAHVGVLQALDQAGIDVDYIAGTSMGALVGSFYASGLNADALAERAIEMQGRGRFLGLADFSFPPRTGFLRGEKVDAYLREILEERTFADLEIPFACVATDILTGERVVLDRGPVHSAVRASLSLPFVFAPVRIEGRLLVDGGLVEPVPAATVKNLGADLILSVNVAAKPKTASSENDPDSAWRAKSESVRTPNMLKIGLNALYTMQHEIALAADPISHLTLAPEFTGIVHSEFHRAGELIEAGRRAAEARIDEIRSLFQTQPVSQP
- a CDS encoding DUF2283 domain-containing protein, which translates into the protein MQVLYDAAKDLLYIRLDSRSREVVNRRVSEDVVLDVTSDDRIVGIEIMDASKRVDLGEVLPIVSQTAA
- a CDS encoding PD40 domain-containing protein, which gives rise to MKHIHLVLALLLLAPSVAHARNIYGTHNHGDLQWYTHETQHFVIYYHKGKSSSEWTARKLASMADQVYDTVTDHYAYKFKEKIHLVVRDTEEIANGWAIASQDWMTIWGTNLYTVTRGRSDWIKNVFHHEFAHIVSIKAANPFNKHFPGLAVIGSLAVQQKLGKDKFGSPLDSPDELTSPVPSDAGFVFLFPGEIVPPWYAEGVAQYAATAAGFESYDTHREMLLRSATLENNLLTLDEMNTFDGKGSLQMEMIYNQGFNFIGFVSDKYRNDAAGALAKAQGKGWHLVFDSRFPKIFNKSRAVLYGEWKQNLQEKYGKLQAEVQANPYAGEEVDFFKTKDEKEPERPSDLRRFRFRKKGLLNRFVRFSPDGKYFGLLSTRGADRWGTSLYLCKTSPGPDEEACSEVEDASANSQYAFSPDSKKLAFTTEIEGEHGETNEIFVYDIEKERLTMMDGKRTHALTAEWQFNKNRPPYRAVDLDWSPDGQWIVYTENLDGQKNLRLIRPDGTAKTKLSSFEDGTQIGGPMWAADGKSLLFYMYHHDQQDLWLMEMKTLKMRPLTYDKTDDRDPIFTPEGTVIFASDRTGIFNLYELDPKTNQLKQLTNVVTGAFWPSLSPDGKTIYYSYYTSYGYRTYKMDRSAAYNKPVGKLDIPPVTIGREEMEVASEFPELRKKPYTFDARPWEFYPELSAINQEIDVGGMFSIGDFLDRHELSLYGRVGFPDIVPFYSANYRLSLFWPDINISYRGFVISGEASLPYVDNDGNTQRVTVEDNSAGDFGGLDLTFPLRPNHRLTTGYLLRRISESLKGNSLTNQTFFGNNLLGWQLAQDSLAYADAFGEQSFCFDYDEEGKIVDFSTACKLGNSQTVLLNHQLSLGYRYAFSRNIVDGDVNPRGGRDFAFTYSYTLAQISQSTKLAQKNFLGRWRFFQDGNEQDVLKSPTDDYNYNQFLLTYSEYLASPIKYISSALESLRHTFIARVYFGLNDRPTLGYDKFQAGGRLPLFSGNLFSPVFPLYGYEDGSVTGDMLAILNAEYRFPLAREINAQAGPFYFESLYGSFLFDIGNAYDLKKSYSPVFDSNGDGSAFNDLLTDVGFFLNLKSYIFHGRPWFSMLGVAKGLSDNQGDSLSLGCDTEDCSDLVDQERGTLNWKRISKPEAALRVYLGLGVSF